CACGGCATCGCGCCCCACTGTAGCTGCGCTTCGTCGGTCGGCGGCCGGCGATCCACGCCATCCAGGAACCGCACCGCGAGGTTCACGGGCGCCAGCGCACGCGAGGCCAGACGCTCGCAGCCCAGCCGGTGCGCCGCCCCGAGATAGTAGCTCGCCAACAGGGTCGTAAGCGTCGTCAGCGTCCCGGTCGTACCCTCGATACTGCGCACCCGAAAGCCAGCCTGCTCGAACAACTTCCGCAGGCCGGTGTGCGTCCATCGCCAGTGATCGACCGGGATCGGATGGTAGTACGATGCACCGTGCGTTGATGCAAAGATCAAGCCGCCCGGCCGCAGCGCGCGATGACACTCGCGCAACACCGCCGCCGGGTCGTCCGCGTGCTCCAGCATCTGCGTGGAAACGACCACGTCGAGCGACTCGCTTCGCAGCGGAAGCCGCTCGGACGCGGCGTAGACCTGCGAGTACGGCGTCCCCGGCAGATCGACGCCCACATAGTGGCGTGCCCGAGACGCCCAGAACGGAAAGTACGGCTTCTTGCCAGCACCGATATCGACGATCGTCAGACCCTGGGCCGTCGTCAGGAAGCGCTCGATGGCCAGCACCAGGGTCAACAGCAGCCGACGATGCTGGAGATAGTGCGGCTCGGTCAGGCGGGGCGCTCGCACGATGGAGCCCGGCCAGGAGGCCCAGGATCGATTGACGTCGTCGATCAGCCGGCGGCACTCCCGGAGGCCACGGCCCGTCGTCGGCATCTCGCTGCCCGAGGGGCCATCAGGCGACAGGGGGTGGCTGGCGGCAGGGCCGCTGCGGGGTCCGGGCCGATCCGTCAAGGGTGGGGGAGTGTGTGCCTCGTTCTCGCGAGCGTGGCATGCCACTGGCACAGCCTGGAGCGCCCAGCGGGCAGTCTGCGCCAGGCCCAGGGCGGCGACGGCCGCGGGCAAGATCAGCGGCAGCGAGCGCTCGCGAATCGCGTGCGCGACACGGAA
Above is a genomic segment from Chloroflexota bacterium containing:
- a CDS encoding methyltransferase domain-containing protein; the encoded protein is MSCFRVAHAIRERSLPLILPAAVAALGLAQTARWALQAVPVACHARENEAHTPPPLTDRPGPRSGPAASHPLSPDGPSGSEMPTTGRGLRECRRLIDDVNRSWASWPGSIVRAPRLTEPHYLQHRRLLLTLVLAIERFLTTAQGLTIVDIGAGKKPYFPFWASRARHYVGVDLPGTPYSQVYAASERLPLRSESLDVVVSTQMLEHADDPAAVLRECHRALRPGGLIFASTHGASYYHPIPVDHWRWTHTGLRKLFEQAGFRVRSIEGTTGTLTTLTTLLASYYLGAAHRLGCERLASRALAPVNLAVRFLDGVDRRPPTDEAQLQWGAMPWTYLVVAERTA